The following coding sequences are from one Cervus canadensis isolate Bull #8, Minnesota chromosome 4, ASM1932006v1, whole genome shotgun sequence window:
- the YIPF2 gene encoding protein YIPF2: MAAADELAFHEFEEATNLLAQTPNETTARSDQLGPKGHVAVAMDSGSSYGAEDEVEESDKTELLQEEKPQPGFWTFGYYQSFFDVDTSQVLDRIKGSLLPRPGHNFVRHRLRNRPDLYGPFWICATLAFVLAITGNLTLVLAQRRDPSIHYSPQFHKVTVASITIYCYAWLVPLALWGFLRWRKGVRERMGLYTFLETVCVYGYSLFVFIPTVVLWLIPVPWLQWLFGALALALSAAGLVFTLWPVVREDTRLAAGVLLSVVVLLHALLAMGCKFYFFQPLPPEPMASPHQATSQPPATMLPPTLPRSVAA; encoded by the exons ATGGCAGCGGCTGACGAGCTGGCCTTCCACG AGTTCGAGGAAGCTACTAATCTGCTGGCCCAGACCCCGAATGAGACCACCGCCAGAAGTGATCAGCTGGGCCCTAAGGGGCACGTGGCTGTGGCCATGGACTCAGGCAGCAGTTATGGAGCTGAGGATGAGGTAGAGGAGAGCGACAAGACTGAG CTCCTACAGGAGGAGAAGCCGCAGCCTGGTTTCTGGACCTTTGGCTACTATCAGAGCTTCTTCGATGTGGACACCTCACAG GTCCTGGACCGGATCAAAGGCTCACTGCTGCCCCGACCCGGCCACAACTTTGTACGGCACCGCCTGCGGAATCGGCCAGACCTGTATG GCCCCTTCTGGATCTGTGCCACGCTGGCCTTCGTCTTGGCCATCACTGGCAACCTGACCCTGGTGCTGGCCCAGAGGAGGGACCCGTCCATCCACTACAGCCCCCAGTTCCACAAAG TGACCGTGGCCAGCATCACCATCTACTGCTACGCGTGGCTGGTGCCGCTGGCGCTGTGGGGCTTCCTGCGGTGGCGCAAGGGTGTCCGGGAGCGCATGGGGCTTTACACCTTCCTGGAGACCGTGTGCGTCTACGGCTACTCCCTCTTCGTCTTCATCCCCACCGTG GTCCTGTGGCTCATCCCTGTCCCGTGGCTGCAGTGGCTCTTCGGGGCCCTGGCCCTAGCCCTGTCAGCCGCCGGCCTGGTGTTTACCCTCTGGCCCGTTGTCCGCGAGGACACCCGCTTGGCAGCTGGGGTGCTGCTCTCGGTGGTGGTGCTGCTCCACGCCCTCCTGGCCATGGGCTGCAAG ttttatttcttccagccGCTGCCTCCAGAGCCCATGGCATCTCCCCACCAAGCTACCTCTCAGCCTCCAGCCACAATGTTGCCACCCACCCTACCGAGGTCCGTGGCAGCCTAG
- the TIMM29 gene encoding mitochondrial import inner membrane translocase subunit Tim29 encodes MLRAFCFVWLVFLFREWTPSRKTMAAAALKRFWSRSRREAGDAAAAKPGVWGRLGAWARSLLQDYAEACKDAAAAARARPGRAAVYLGLLGGAAACCSLAPSEAAFEEALLDASGTLLLLAPATRNRDSEAFVQRLLWLRGRGCLRHVSLGLCSLVYEAPFDAQASLYQARCRYLQPRWTDFPDRILDVGFVGRWWVLGARMRDCDINDDEFLHLPAHLRIVGPHQLHSEANERLFEEKYKPVVLTDDQVDQALWEDQVLQKEKKDQLALSQADSLLSSEVAR; translated from the exons ATGCTCCGGGCCTTCTGTTTCGTGTGGTTGGTGTTTCTTTTCAGGGAGTGGACGCCCAGCCGGAAGACAATGGCGGCTGCCGCTCTGAAGAGATTTTGGTCCCGAAGCCGTAGAGAGGCGGGTGACGCTGCAGCCGCAAAGCCCGGCGTGTGGGGGCGGTTGG GCGCTTGGGCCCGCTCGCTACTCCAAGATTACGCCGAGGCGTGCAAggacgcggcggcggcggcgcgggcccGGCCCGGGAGGGCGGCCGTGTACTTGGGGCTGCTGGGTGGCGCGGCGGCCTGTTGCTCCCTGGCACCGAGCGAGGCAGCCTTCGAGGAGGCGCTGCTCGACGCGTCGGGGACCCTCCTGCTGCTGGCGCCCGCCACTCGCAACCGCGACTCGGAGGCGTTCGTGCAGCGGCTTCTCTGGCTGCGGGGTCGCGGCTGCCTGCGCCACGTGAGCCTGGGCCTCTGCTCGCTGGTGTACGAGGCACCCTTCGACGCCCAGGCCAGCCTCTACCAGGCTCGCTGTCGCTACCTGCAGCCCCGCTGGACCGACTTCCCGGACCGGATTCTGGATGTGGGCTTCGTAGGCCGCTGGTGGGTGCTGGGGGCCCGGATGCGCGACTGCGACATCAACGACGACGAGTTCCTGCACCTGCCGGCTCACCTGCGCATCGTCGGACCCCACCAGCTGCACTCGGAGGCCAATGAGCGGCTCTTCGAAGAGAAGTACAAGCCCGTGGTGCTCACCGACGACCAGGTGGACCAGGCGCTGTGGGAGGACCAGGTcttgcagaaggagaagaaggaccAGCTTGCCCTGAGCCAGGCTGACTCTCTGCTGTCGTCGGAGGTCGCGAGATGA